In Argopecten irradians isolate NY chromosome 11, Ai_NY, whole genome shotgun sequence, one DNA window encodes the following:
- the LOC138334410 gene encoding uncharacterized protein KIAA1958-like, which produces MSSDDVYVTSLTFHRKATRLVFGKMAVNGTRFDNFDEETLTKLVNERDSAITQQVIKTAVNILKDYLREKSLGTISELEGETSVHVNGILRKFYAELKKVDGSRYTKKSMITIRYGLQKYFLKKRDEDIINADAFKKANEMFQSVLVNLKKAGLGDTKHKAPIDAKDMEKLYASEIFSTDTSEGLQNRTIFEYLYYLCNRGRENLRDIQKNDFNINADATGRRYVTVTSRQTKNHRGDDLRDNDKEGRMYDQPGNPNCPVATIEKYLSKLNPNNDNFWQRLKKTVDQSMDVWYDNCAVGKNTLNSFMSRLSKDAGLSVKYTNHCIRATCITTLDQKGVEARHIMGISGHKSEKLYQVL; this is translated from the exons ATGTCGTCTGATGACGtttatgtgacgtcattgacGTTCCATCGCAAAGCGACAAGGCTGGTGTTTGGGAAAATGGCTGTAAACGGAACACGATTTGACAACTTTGACGAGGAAACACTAACAAAGTTGGTAAACGAAAGAGACAGTGCAATTACCCAACAGGTTATCAAAACTGCGGTAAACATCTTGAAGGATTACCTCCGAGAAAAATCACTCGGAACGATCAGTGAACTTGAGGGTGAAACAAGCGTACATGTGAACGGTATTCTTCGAAAGTTTTACGCGGAGTTGAAAAAAGTTGATGGATCCCGATACACTAAAAAATCCATGATTACAATCAGGTATGGATTGCAAAAGTACTTTTTAAAGAAGCGCGATGAGGATATTATAAACGCCGACGCATTTAAGAAAGCAAATGAAATGTTCCAGTCGGTGTTGGTGAACCTAAAAAAGGCGGGATTAGGGGATACGAAACACAAAGCTCCAATTGATGCAAAAGACATGGAGAAGCTTTACGCAAGTGAAATCTTTTCTACAGATACCTCGGAGGGATTACAAAACCGGACAATATTTGAATATCTATACTATTTATGTAATAGAGGCCGTGAGAACCTGAGAGACATTCAGAAAAATGATTTCAACATCAATGCTGATGCTACAGGGAGACGATACGTCACCGTCACCAGTCGGCAAACAAAAAACCATCGAGGCGACGATTTAAGAGACAATGACAAGGAGGGACGCATGTATGATCAACCAG GGAATCCTAATTGTCCTGTGGCTACTATTGAGAAATACCTAAGCAAATTAAATCCTAACAATGACAACTTCTGGCAAAGGCTGAAGAAAACTGTCGATCAGAGCATGGATGTGTGGTATGATAATTGCGCTGTAGGTAAAAATACTTTGAACAGTTTCATGTCACGGCTCAGCAAAGATGCAGGTCTCTCTGTTAAATACACCAACCATTGTATACGGGCAACATGTATCACGACGCTTGACCAAAAGGGAGTCGAAGCAAGGCACATCATGGGCATAAGCGGGCACAAATCGGAAAAACTCTATCAG